A segment of the Pseudomonas serboccidentalis genome:
CTGAGAAGTGCGGTCTGCAATAGCCTCGTCGATTTTTGCGTAGGCGCGCCTAGCCGCGTTTGCTCAAGTATCGGTTCTGTAGGAGCTGCCGAAGGCTGCGATCTTTTGAGGTTGATTTTTGGTGGCCTCCATCGAGATCAGAATCAAAAGATCGCAGCCTCGTTGCACTCGACAGCTCCTACAGGGGGGCGTGGGGATTCAGCGCCCGTGCGCCGCATCCGCCAGTTGCCCGGTATCGACCCGCACAAACACCGAATCGCCAATCGCCGTCAGCACATCTGCGGCGTACACCTCGCAGATCACCCGCGTCTTGCGCCCGACCTCGCCCTCGACCCTGGCGCGCAAGGTCAGCGGCACGCCCATCGGTGTGGGTTTGATGAATTTGATGCCGAGGTTGCCGGTCACGCAGTCGATGCGCGGCAGGCTGCCCGGTGCACGCTGTTCGTCGCGGTAGTGGTAGGCCATCGCCGTCCAGTTGGAATGGCAGTCGACCAGCATCGCCAGTAAGCCGCCGTACACCAGGTCCGGCCAGCCGCAGTATTTGTCGTCCGGCAGGTGTTCGGCCATGACGTGCACGCCGTCCTCGTGCCAGACGCTTTTGACGTGCAGCCCGTGAGGGTTGCGGCCGCCGCAACCGTAGCAGACGCCCTCGGGGGCGGCGAGGTCTTGCAGGGGCGTATCGAAACTGGACATGGGTCTGGTCATCCTGAAGTGGTGAGCCCGGTCAGGCGCAGGCGGTTACGCCCGCCGCGCTTGGATTCGTAGAGCGCGGCGTCGCCTTGCTCGATCAGTGCCGCGAGGCTGGCCGGCGGTGTGTTGAACAGGGTCGCGCCGATGCTCAGTGTCACCGGTTCCGAGGTCGGAAATGCCTGGATCGCGGTGCGCTGAAACTGATCGCGCAGGGTGTCGCCGAGGGTGACGATGCGTTCACTCGGTGCGTTGTTCAGCAAAATCACGAACTCGTCCCCACCCAGCCGTGCGGCCAGCGCCTCATCGGGCGATTCGGCGCGGATCATCTCGCTCAAGGCCACCAGCAGGCGGTCGCCGGCGGTGTGGCCGTACTGGTCGTTGACCAGTTTGAAATTGTCGATATCGATCAGCAGCAGGGCGCCGGGTCGCGTCGGAGAGACATCCTGCAGCAGACGCGGGGCGCGCACTTCGAGGGCGCGGCGGTTGTAGAGGGCGGTCAGTGGATCACGGGCGGCCAGCCGCGCGATCTGCTCTTCGCGCCGGTAGCGTTCGGTGCCGGTCATCGACAACGCGATCAGCATGATTGCCATCGCGCCTTCGACCAGCGAGATCTGGATGATTTCACCTCGAAACGCGGCCAGATCGATCAACGTTCCCGGGATCATCACCGTCAGGGCTTTGGCCACATAGAACATGCCGTGGCCCAGCAACACGTAGCGCAGTTGCACCGCGCCGACGCTCAGCGATTTGCCATGGGGCCGCAGCAGAAAACTCGCCTTGAGCGTCGAGGCGGCCACCAGCAGCGAGTTGGCGGCCAGCATCACCTTCGACCACAGCGGCCCGTCCGGCAGCAACAGCATCACCAGCCAGGTGACGAAGATCAGGTACCAGGCGCGGGGCAGGCGGATCTGCGTGAAGCGCGCCACCCCCAGCAGAAACAGGAAGTGTGCGGTCACCAGCAAGCCGTTGGCGAACCAGATGCCAATCAGCAGAAAACCATTGCTGCGCAACAAGGCCAGGGTGGAACCGACGGTGATCGTGGCGAAACCGGCGCTCCAGAACAGCAGCGAAGGCTCACGAATG
Coding sequences within it:
- a CDS encoding PaaI family thioesterase, whose amino-acid sequence is MSSFDTPLQDLAAPEGVCYGCGGRNPHGLHVKSVWHEDGVHVMAEHLPDDKYCGWPDLVYGGLLAMLVDCHSNWTAMAYHYRDEQRAPGSLPRIDCVTGNLGIKFIKPTPMGVPLTLRARVEGEVGRKTRVICEVYAADVLTAIGDSVFVRVDTGQLADAAHGR
- a CDS encoding GGDEF domain-containing protein, which translates into the protein MPLDPPTMLTISIALAAAAALYLAIEWRSIREPSLLFWSAGFATITVGSTLALLRSNGFLLIGIWFANGLLVTAHFLFLLGVARFTQIRLPRAWYLIFVTWLVMLLLPDGPLWSKVMLAANSLLVAASTLKASFLLRPHGKSLSVGAVQLRYVLLGHGMFYVAKALTVMIPGTLIDLAAFRGEIIQISLVEGAMAIMLIALSMTGTERYRREEQIARLAARDPLTALYNRRALEVRAPRLLQDVSPTRPGALLLIDIDNFKLVNDQYGHTAGDRLLVALSEMIRAESPDEALAARLGGDEFVILLNNAPSERIVTLGDTLRDQFQRTAIQAFPTSEPVTLSIGATLFNTPPASLAALIEQGDAALYESKRGGRNRLRLTGLTTSG